In the genome of Acidimicrobiia bacterium, one region contains:
- the menB gene encoding 1,4-dihydroxy-2-naphthoyl-CoA synthase yields the protein MSFDWKPKGEYTDIRYETIDGIAKITISRPEVRNAFRPTTLFELSAAFEVARDDPDIGVIILTGEGDLAFCSGGDQRIRGDAGYLDPAGTPRLNVLDLQVQMRRLPKPIIAMVAGYAIGGGHILHLVSDLTIAADNAVFGQTGPKVGSFDGGYGAGLLARMVGDKRAREIWYLCRQYTADEAYRMGMVNKVVPLAELEAETVAWAKEILEKSPLAIRMMKAAINAAGDGLSGQQQLAGDATLLFYLTEEAQEGRDAFVEKRKPDFGKFPRLP from the coding sequence ATGTCCTTCGACTGGAAACCAAAGGGCGAGTACACCGACATCCGCTACGAGACGATCGATGGAATCGCCAAGATCACGATCTCCCGGCCCGAGGTGCGCAACGCCTTTCGTCCCACCACGCTGTTCGAGCTGAGCGCAGCCTTCGAGGTCGCCCGCGACGACCCGGATATCGGGGTGATCATCCTCACCGGCGAGGGCGATCTGGCCTTCTGCTCGGGAGGCGACCAGCGGATCCGGGGGGACGCCGGCTACCTCGACCCTGCCGGAACCCCGCGCCTCAACGTCCTCGACCTGCAGGTGCAGATGCGGCGACTCCCCAAGCCGATCATCGCCATGGTCGCCGGCTACGCCATCGGCGGCGGACACATCCTCCACCTCGTCAGCGACCTGACCATCGCCGCCGACAACGCCGTCTTCGGCCAGACCGGCCCCAAGGTCGGCTCCTTCGACGGCGGCTACGGCGCCGGCCTCCTCGCCCGCATGGTCGGCGACAAGCGGGCGCGGGAGATCTGGTACCTGTGCCGCCAGTACACCGCCGACGAGGCGTATCGGATGGGGATGGTCAACAAGGTGGTCCCGCTCGCCGAGCTGGAGGCCGAGACCGTTGCCTGGGCCAAGGAGATCCTGGAGAAGTCGCCGCTGGCGATCCGCATGATGAAGGCTGCGATCAACGCCGCCGGCGACGGCCTCTCCGGCCAGCAGCAACTGGCTGGGGACGCCACCTTGCTCTTCTACCTCACCGAGGAGGCGCAGGAGGGACGGGACGCCTTCGTCGAGAAGCGCAAGCCCGACTTCGGGAAGTTCCCCCGGCTGCCGTGA
- a CDS encoding 1,4-dihydroxy-2-naphthoate polyprenyltransferase — MRAWLVAARPPTLLAAVAPVLVGSGLAWGDRVFRLDAFLVTLLAALLINVAANFANDASDHARGADGPERIGPPRAVASGLLTPRQVWAGTAVVFTLAAGCGLYLAWISGWQVIAIGAAAIVATLAYTGGPWPYGYRGLGEAFVFLFFGVAAVVGSRFVHDATAPREAWVLAVPVGLLAAAILTANNTRDIDTDGAAGKRTMAVRLGRRGSQIMFCSLLVSAFVTIGIAVASGLVSAGALLAMVALPLAIVPARLVLTEESGPELVRALKATARLHAAVGLLLGVGVAL, encoded by the coding sequence GTGAGGGCCTGGCTGGTAGCCGCCCGGCCGCCCACCCTGCTGGCGGCGGTGGCGCCGGTGCTGGTCGGGAGCGGGTTGGCGTGGGGCGACCGGGTGTTCCGCCTCGATGCCTTCCTGGTCACGCTGCTCGCCGCACTCCTCATCAACGTCGCCGCCAACTTCGCCAACGACGCCTCCGACCATGCCCGCGGCGCCGACGGGCCGGAGCGGATCGGGCCACCGCGTGCCGTGGCGTCGGGACTGCTCACCCCCCGCCAGGTGTGGGCGGGAACCGCCGTCGTGTTCACCCTGGCCGCCGGCTGCGGCCTCTATCTGGCGTGGATCTCGGGGTGGCAGGTGATCGCCATCGGTGCTGCCGCCATCGTGGCCACCCTCGCCTACACGGGCGGCCCCTGGCCGTACGGCTATCGCGGCCTGGGCGAGGCGTTCGTGTTCCTCTTCTTCGGCGTGGCGGCGGTCGTGGGGAGCCGCTTCGTCCACGATGCCACCGCCCCCAGGGAGGCCTGGGTACTGGCAGTGCCCGTCGGCCTGCTCGCCGCAGCCATCCTCACCGCCAACAACACGCGCGACATCGACACCGACGGCGCCGCGGGCAAGCGCACCATGGCGGTGCGCCTCGGACGGCGGGGCTCCCAGATCATGTTCTGCTCGCTTCTGGTGTCCGCCTTCGTGACGATCGGGATCGCAGTCGCCTCGGGTTTGGTGTCCGCCGGGGCACTCCTAGCCATGGTCGCCCTTCCCCTGGCCATCGTCCCGGCACGGCTCGTGCTCACCGAGGAGAGCGGCCCCGAGCTGGTCAGGGCCCTCAAGGCCACGGCGAGGCTCCATGCCGCGGTCGGCCTCTTGCTGGGCGTCGGGGTGGCGCTCTGA
- the menD gene encoding 2-succinyl-5-enolpyruvyl-6-hydroxy-3-cyclohexene-1-carboxylic-acid synthase — MTERNAAFASTLVDALHRLGVDHACVSPGSRSTPLALAVADSPITDWSHHDERSSAFFALGVARATGRPVAVITTSGTAAAELHPALAEARAARVPLIAITADRPFELRDVGAAQTIDQRGLFGPTVKWSHDTGVPDPALVPYGHAASLAAHLVAEAGDPPAGPVHLNLRFREPLMGSVPPDATLVPEILRPRVRPDPAAVNRLADLVSGRRGLLIAGPDADPGTPGAATAAAAALGWPILADPLSGVRAGEHDLSRVLAASDALGWAGFLDRVSPEVVIRCGAIPTSKPVVHWLAEHPDVPQVIIDTAGWRDPGGSVSLVVRSDPGAALYSLAKAGPDPAGSDWWNRWAAADAAGAEALHSTIDAAGFPNEPAVVRTVEAALPSDTMLWVASSMPVRDLDAVMRPSPRRLRVMANRGANGIDGFVSTALGAAAAGGVPVVALAGDLSLIHDATALATASRLGIPLKVVVIDNDGGGIFHMLPQEGHRHFERLWGTPHGLDLARVAEAFGVEAEILDEAERLASSVASPNDRPRLILARTDRSANAALHRQIREAVAAALDGL; from the coding sequence GTGACCGAGCGCAACGCCGCCTTCGCCTCGACCCTCGTCGACGCCCTCCACCGGCTCGGGGTGGACCATGCCTGCGTGTCTCCCGGCTCCCGGAGCACGCCCCTGGCACTGGCCGTGGCCGACTCCCCCATCACCGACTGGTCCCACCACGACGAGCGCTCCTCGGCGTTCTTCGCCCTCGGTGTCGCCAGGGCGACTGGACGCCCCGTGGCGGTGATCACCACCTCGGGAACCGCCGCCGCCGAGCTCCACCCGGCACTGGCCGAGGCGAGGGCCGCCCGGGTGCCGCTGATCGCCATCACCGCCGATCGTCCGTTCGAGCTGCGCGACGTCGGTGCCGCGCAGACGATCGACCAGCGGGGGCTGTTCGGCCCAACGGTGAAGTGGTCGCACGACACCGGGGTGCCCGATCCGGCGTTGGTGCCGTACGGTCACGCCGCCTCCCTGGCGGCTCACCTCGTCGCCGAAGCCGGTGATCCGCCGGCGGGACCGGTGCATCTCAACCTCCGCTTCCGAGAGCCCCTCATGGGCTCGGTACCGCCGGATGCCACCCTCGTCCCCGAGATCCTGCGCCCGCGGGTTCGCCCGGACCCCGCGGCCGTGAACCGCCTGGCCGACCTGGTCTCGGGCCGGCGCGGCCTTCTGATCGCCGGACCCGACGCCGATCCGGGAACCCCAGGTGCCGCCACCGCCGCTGCCGCCGCACTCGGCTGGCCGATCCTCGCCGACCCGCTGAGCGGGGTGCGCGCCGGAGAGCATGACCTCTCACGGGTGCTCGCCGCCTCCGACGCCCTGGGATGGGCCGGCTTCCTCGATCGCGTCTCGCCCGAGGTCGTGATCCGCTGCGGAGCAATCCCGACCTCGAAGCCGGTGGTCCACTGGCTGGCGGAGCATCCCGATGTGCCTCAGGTCATCATCGACACGGCAGGTTGGCGCGATCCCGGCGGCTCCGTGAGCCTGGTCGTGCGGTCAGATCCGGGTGCCGCCCTGTACTCCCTGGCCAAGGCGGGACCCGACCCGGCCGGCTCCGATTGGTGGAACCGTTGGGCGGCCGCAGATGCAGCTGGCGCCGAAGCACTTCACTCGACGATCGATGCCGCCGGGTTCCCCAACGAGCCCGCCGTGGTCCGCACCGTCGAGGCCGCTCTCCCCTCGGACACGATGCTCTGGGTCGCCTCGTCGATGCCGGTCCGGGACCTCGACGCCGTGATGCGGCCTTCGCCGCGGCGACTCCGAGTGATGGCCAACCGCGGCGCCAACGGAATCGACGGATTCGTCTCGACGGCGCTCGGGGCGGCCGCGGCGGGAGGCGTCCCCGTGGTCGCCCTCGCCGGCGACCTGTCGTTGATCCACGATGCCACCGCCCTGGCCACCGCCAGCCGTCTCGGCATACCGCTCAAGGTGGTGGTGATCGACAACGACGGCGGCGGCATCTTCCACATGCTCCCCCAGGAAGGTCATCGCCACTTCGAGCGGCTCTGGGGCACCCCGCACGGCCTGGACCTGGCGCGTGTCGCCGAGGCGTTCGGGGTCGAGGCCGAGATCCTTGACGAGGCGGAGCGCCTTGCGTCGTCGGTCGCCTCTCCGAACGACCGGCCGCGCCTCATCCTGGCCCGCACCGACCGATCGGCCAATGCTGCCCTCCACCGGCAGATCCGCGAGGCCGTGGCCGCCGCCCTGGATGGTCTCTAG
- a CDS encoding isochorismate synthase, with translation MLLSERILRTLAAGISDASGGGLRRVEVELDLDPFDLVRSGASAFGFAACFSSPEGRAIGALGVARRFSASGHGRFGAIDADIVGLERDLPVLIGFSFDEAGPAAVEWEGFGAATAVVPEVAVIGDGGRTRLVLVLAPGSDGQAVLGQLATMPRVEAPRSRPDDTPPQMEERPPPSEYLGEVDEAVAAIRAGAMRKVVLARSVTVKRSLPIDPFDLAARLRDLHPSCRVFAWQEGEGAFVGASPELLVERRGETFHLSPLAGSARRDPDAGRDRRLGEALLASDKDRWEHEIVVEDAMARLEPLVTTLHRSPSPRLERFGSVQHLATPIGGTTSSRLLELAGALHPTAAVGGYPRNEAVAFIAKIEGFDRGWYTGGVGWADSGGDGELAIALRCALVRGDRVTAFAGSGIVAESEPAAELEETRLKLAPIVEVLS, from the coding sequence ATGCTGCTGTCGGAACGGATCCTGAGAACGCTCGCCGCCGGGATCTCGGATGCCTCGGGTGGCGGACTCCGCCGCGTCGAGGTCGAACTCGACCTCGATCCGTTCGATCTGGTCCGCTCGGGTGCGTCGGCCTTTGGCTTCGCCGCCTGCTTTTCGTCACCCGAGGGCCGGGCGATCGGGGCGCTCGGCGTGGCCCGCCGATTCTCGGCATCCGGTCATGGAAGGTTCGGCGCCATCGACGCCGATATCGTCGGGCTCGAGAGAGACCTCCCGGTCCTGATCGGGTTCTCCTTCGACGAGGCCGGCCCCGCCGCCGTCGAGTGGGAGGGGTTCGGCGCAGCCACGGCCGTGGTGCCGGAGGTGGCGGTCATCGGTGACGGCGGGCGAACCCGCCTCGTCCTGGTCCTCGCCCCGGGTTCGGACGGACAGGCCGTGCTCGGGCAGCTGGCGACCATGCCCAGGGTGGAGGCGCCACGGAGCCGCCCGGACGACACCCCGCCACAGATGGAGGAACGGCCGCCCCCGTCCGAGTATCTGGGCGAAGTCGACGAGGCGGTCGCCGCCATCCGCGCCGGTGCCATGCGCAAGGTGGTGCTCGCCCGCTCGGTGACCGTGAAGCGGTCCCTGCCGATCGACCCGTTCGATCTTGCTGCCCGGCTGCGCGACCTGCACCCGTCCTGCCGGGTGTTCGCCTGGCAGGAGGGTGAGGGAGCGTTCGTCGGCGCCAGTCCCGAACTGCTGGTCGAGCGGCGAGGCGAGACGTTCCACTTGAGCCCCCTCGCAGGCTCGGCGCGGCGTGACCCCGATGCCGGTCGCGATCGGCGGCTCGGCGAGGCCCTGTTGGCCAGCGACAAGGATCGGTGGGAGCACGAGATCGTCGTCGAGGATGCGATGGCCCGGCTCGAGCCCCTGGTCACCACCTTGCACCGGTCACCGTCGCCGCGCCTCGAGCGGTTCGGGAGTGTGCAGCACCTGGCTACTCCGATCGGCGGCACGACTTCTTCCCGGCTCCTCGAGCTGGCGGGGGCACTGCACCCGACTGCCGCGGTCGGGGGGTATCCCCGCAACGAGGCCGTGGCGTTCATCGCCAAGATCGAGGGTTTCGACCGCGGCTGGTACACCGGCGGCGTGGGCTGGGCCGACTCCGGCGGCGACGGAGAGTTGGCGATCGCCCTTCGCTGCGCCCTGGTGCGGGGTGATCGGGTGACCGCCTTCGCCGGGAGCGGCATCGTTGCCGAGAGCGAGCCTGCAGCCGAGCTGGAAGAGACCCGCCTCAAGCTGGCCCCGATCGTCGAGGTCCTCTCCTAG
- a CDS encoding CBS domain-containing protein — protein MKVRDLMTTEPITTTPETGLKEAARAMLDARVSGLPVVDGDGRLVGIVTEGDFLRQEATRDQPYRFSLLDALFGDQPPAHPGAETVGEVMTEQVLTVAPDTNLGEAARVMANRKVNRLPVIDGGGVLVGIISRADVMSAFTKPDEVIEDEVREDIVRRLLFLPPDAIEVTVSDGVVALRGELENRTEANLLEELTRRIAGVVRVDSHLTFQVDDQKQEKPYPLS, from the coding sequence ATGAAGGTTCGAGACCTGATGACCACGGAGCCGATCACCACCACGCCGGAGACCGGCCTCAAGGAGGCGGCGCGTGCCATGCTCGACGCCCGCGTCAGTGGGCTTCCGGTGGTGGATGGCGACGGTCGCCTGGTCGGGATCGTCACCGAGGGCGACTTCCTCCGCCAGGAGGCCACGCGTGACCAGCCCTACCGTTTCAGCCTCCTCGACGCACTCTTCGGCGACCAGCCCCCGGCCCACCCCGGAGCCGAGACCGTGGGCGAGGTGATGACCGAACAGGTGTTGACCGTGGCCCCCGACACGAACCTCGGCGAGGCGGCCCGCGTGATGGCCAACCGAAAGGTGAACCGGCTTCCGGTCATCGACGGTGGCGGCGTGCTGGTCGGAATCATCAGCCGCGCCGACGTGATGAGCGCGTTCACCAAGCCCGATGAGGTGATCGAGGACGAGGTGCGCGAGGACATCGTGCGCCGCCTGCTGTTCCTGCCACCCGACGCCATCGAGGTGACGGTGAGCGATGGTGTGGTCGCCCTGAGAGGCGAACTGGAGAATCGAACCGAGGCCAACCTGCTCGAAGAGCTCACTCGCCGCATTGCCGGAGTGGTGAGGGTGGACAGTCACCTCACCTTCCAGGTGGACGACCAGAAGCAGGAGAAGCCCTACCCGCTCTCCTGA
- a CDS encoding universal stress protein, with amino-acid sequence MRIVVGVDDSPTAENALRTALRYAAVLEASVDAVHVTHVPVTVLAAMGGVPTIGEEFAAAQRHAVWERMAPALQGATVEVRRIDIEGYPPDALVEHAAEVGAELVVVGSRGRGDLASLLLGSTSHRVANHARCDVLVVRYQEE; translated from the coding sequence ATGAGGATCGTGGTCGGTGTCGACGACAGTCCCACCGCCGAGAATGCGCTGCGGACGGCGCTTCGTTATGCCGCCGTTCTCGAGGCGAGCGTCGATGCGGTGCACGTCACCCATGTCCCGGTGACAGTGCTGGCGGCGATGGGTGGGGTGCCGACCATCGGTGAGGAGTTCGCCGCCGCCCAGCGGCATGCGGTCTGGGAGAGGATGGCGCCTGCGCTCCAAGGCGCCACCGTGGAGGTGCGGCGAATCGACATCGAGGGGTATCCCCCCGACGCTCTGGTCGAGCATGCCGCCGAGGTGGGGGCCGAGCTGGTGGTCGTGGGCAGCAGGGGCCGGGGCGACCTGGCGTCGCTGCTCCTGGGCAGCACCAGCCATCGTGTGGCAAACCATGCCCGCTGTGACGTACTAGTGGTTCGTTACCAGGAGGAGTGA
- a CDS encoding response regulator transcription factor translates to MKDVLRVELVDDHEVVRQGVRSLLDGHEGIEVVGEAGSVEEAIRRVGFDQPDIVILDVRLPDGSGIEACREIRARWPEIRVLMLTSFADEEALFSSIMAGASGYVLKQIKGNELVESIHKVGRGESLLDPEMTERVFRRIRGEETADPLLARLSKQERKILDYIAVGLTNRQIAEEMFLAEKTVKNYVSNVLAKLEMSRRAEAAAYVARVAAEHENRYPPEQWPQ, encoded by the coding sequence GTGAAAGACGTCCTGCGGGTCGAGTTGGTGGACGACCACGAGGTGGTTCGGCAGGGGGTGCGCTCCCTGCTCGACGGCCACGAGGGTATCGAGGTGGTAGGTGAAGCGGGCTCGGTGGAAGAAGCGATCCGCCGCGTCGGCTTCGACCAGCCCGACATCGTGATCCTCGACGTGCGACTCCCCGACGGTTCCGGGATCGAGGCGTGTCGGGAGATCCGGGCGCGCTGGCCCGAGATCAGGGTGCTGATGCTCACCTCCTTTGCCGACGAGGAGGCACTCTTCTCATCGATCATGGCCGGGGCTTCCGGGTACGTGCTCAAGCAGATCAAGGGCAACGAACTCGTGGAGAGCATCCACAAGGTGGGGCGCGGCGAGTCGCTGCTCGATCCGGAGATGACCGAACGCGTCTTCAGGCGAATCCGGGGTGAGGAGACGGCCGATCCGCTGCTGGCCCGGCTCTCCAAGCAGGAGCGCAAGATCCTCGACTACATCGCCGTCGGCCTCACCAACCGGCAGATAGCCGAGGAGATGTTCCTCGCCGAGAAGACGGTCAAGAACTACGTGTCGAACGTGCTCGCCAAGCTGGAGATGAGCCGTCGTGCCGAGGCGGCGGCGTACGTCGCCCGGGTGGCGGCAGAGCACGAGAACCGCTATCCACCGGAGCAGTGGCCGCAATGA
- a CDS encoding GAF domain-containing sensor histidine kinase: MVDFSSERIRDLVVAAANVAGQIDLSSLLHSTVTTAVELTGARYGALGVLGEHGTLVDFVHVGMSPEDAARISHFPRGDGVLGTITRRAETVRLEDVADHPDSVGFPEHHPAMHSFLGVPVRVGDRVFGNLYLTEKEGGFTDADQTLVEFLAVTAGAAVSTIRLQQRLRRAALQEDRERIARDLHDSIIQDLFALGLDLQRASGQVRSEPESVEQRLASGVDRLDDAIASLRRYIFDLRPPLWARPEMDVELRRLVTDISAPYGIAVGVEVDCPPQVPEPPLSDHVLAVVKETVSNALRHARASSIDVRVACDGSRLLISVVDDGVGFDPSVQYGGLGLPNLVRRVNVVGGEYKLDSAPGKGTVVMVSLPLSASGADPTGSE; encoded by the coding sequence ATGGTCGACTTCTCGTCGGAGCGAATTCGGGACCTGGTGGTGGCGGCGGCCAACGTCGCCGGACAGATCGATCTCTCGTCGCTGTTGCACTCGACGGTCACGACCGCCGTCGAGCTCACCGGCGCCCGTTACGGGGCGCTGGGCGTTCTCGGGGAGCACGGAACGCTGGTCGACTTCGTCCATGTCGGCATGAGCCCCGAGGATGCCGCCCGCATCTCCCATTTCCCGAGGGGCGACGGCGTGCTCGGCACCATCACCCGGCGGGCCGAGACCGTCCGGCTCGAGGATGTCGCCGATCACCCCGACTCGGTCGGATTCCCGGAGCACCACCCGGCGATGCACTCCTTCCTCGGCGTTCCGGTGCGGGTCGGCGACCGGGTGTTCGGCAACCTCTACCTGACGGAGAAGGAGGGCGGGTTCACCGACGCCGACCAGACCCTGGTCGAGTTCCTGGCGGTCACCGCGGGCGCCGCCGTGTCCACCATTCGCCTGCAGCAGCGGTTGAGGCGCGCCGCACTGCAGGAGGATCGGGAGCGGATCGCTCGCGACCTCCACGACTCGATCATCCAGGACCTCTTCGCCCTCGGCCTCGACCTGCAGCGCGCCTCCGGCCAGGTGCGCTCGGAACCGGAGTCGGTGGAACAGCGCCTGGCATCCGGTGTCGACCGCCTCGACGACGCCATCGCCTCGCTGCGCCGGTACATCTTCGACCTGCGTCCTCCTCTGTGGGCCCGACCCGAGATGGATGTCGAGCTGCGCCGCCTGGTCACCGACATCTCTGCTCCGTACGGGATCGCGGTCGGCGTCGAGGTCGACTGCCCGCCCCAGGTGCCGGAGCCGCCCCTCAGCGACCACGTGCTCGCAGTGGTGAAGGAGACGGTGAGCAACGCCCTGCGGCACGCCCGAGCGTCGAGCATCGACGTGCGTGTGGCCTGCGACGGCTCCCGGCTGCTGATAAGCGTCGTCGACGACGGCGTCGGCTTCGATCCGAGCGTTCAGTACGGCGGTCTCGGCCTCCCCAACCTGGTGAGACGGGTGAACGTCGTGGGCGGCGAGTACAAGCTTGACAGCGCCCCGGGGAAGGGAACCGTGGTGATGGTGTCCCTGCCCTTGAGCGCCAGCGGAGCGGACCCGACCGGGTCGGAGTGA